A portion of the Acidobacteriota bacterium genome contains these proteins:
- a CDS encoding DUF6364 family protein — protein sequence MDRQNVTLSLPKSLLKKAKLIAVKKEKSLSELMREALEEKVREDTGYKKARERQLRLLKVGLDLGTEGRITISREKLHAR from the coding sequence ATGGATAGGCAGAATGTAACTTTATCATTGCCCAAGTCCTTATTAAAAAAAGCTAAATTAATAGCAGTGAAAAAAGAAAAATCTTTGAGCGAACTTATGAGAGAGGCTCTTGAAGAGAAAGTCAGAGAAGATACAGGGTATAAAAAAGCAAGAGAGAGACAATTAAGGCTTCTTAAAGTAGGGCTTGATCTTGGAACAGAAGGTCGTATTACAATATCAAGAGAAAAACTTCATGCCAGGTGA
- a CDS encoding PIN domain-containing protein, giving the protein MPGDKVFLDTNIIIYAYDVSAEKKHETAKKIVVDLWDSGLGILSTQVLQEFFVSITKNISKPLNVKFARGIVSDLLRWDVVVNDGQSLLEAIEIHSKYKYSFWDSMVIQAAIKGGAAFLLSEDLSGEQIIGGVKIKNPFVEG; this is encoded by the coding sequence ATGCCAGGTGATAAGGTATTTTTAGATACAAATATCATTATTTATGCCTATGATGTTTCTGCGGAAAAGAAACATGAGACAGCTAAAAAAATTGTGGTGGATTTATGGGATTCCGGACTTGGGATTCTAAGCACCCAAGTACTACAGGAATTCTTTGTAAGCATAACAAAGAATATATCAAAACCATTAAATGTAAAATTTGCGAGGGGAATTGTAAGCGACCTCTTGAGATGGGATGTCGTTGTAAATGATGGACAATCCTTATTAGAGGCTATAGAAATACATTCCAAATATAAGTATTCTTTTTGGGATTCTATGGTCATTCAGGCTGCTATAAAAGGTGGTGCGGCATTTTTGTTATCTGAAGATCTGTCCGGTGAACAAATAATCGGTGGTGTTAAGATCAAGAATCCTTTTGTAGAAGGATAG